GCTTCATTCCATCTACATCTCCCGGCTGTACAAGTAATCCGCATTTTCCTTTCTGTAAGATACGCGACGAACCGCCTTTTTATCTCCCGAATTAAAAAAAATGGTGCTAAAATTCTTAATTTAATAAAAAAATCTTTTGCAAGCAATTTAATTCTATATTCTGCACTCACAACCTTAGGAAAATTAGGTAAATAATATCGCAAAACATCAAGCGCAAACTCGGAATATATGTCATAGCCACTGTCATTAGAGCACCTACTGCTAATATCTTTCGAGATAGAATGTAATACGTCTCCGCGGGCAGCAAACCAAAAGTCTGGCAATGAAAGCTCGGGCCTATTTCTATCCTTACTCCACAGAAGATGTTGAACCAAAATGCTTCCCGATTTAAGATTTTCTTCATGATCCCTGATTTCAGAAAATAGTAAGTTAAAATCAATTTCTATATCCGATCTGATTTTAATTACGATGTTATCATGCATATCACCACCCATAACCTCAAGACCTCTCAATAATGAATAAAACTGCCTTGCTTTATTGCCTTTGCGAATGGTCTTGGAGCTATTCTTTTCTTTTCTTGGAAAAACTGGAACGGAATCTTGATTGGATAATACTAATACAGCCCCTAGTCCTTTTATTTTTTTAGCGAGTTCGTCTGAACAATCACCAAACCATCCGCTGTATATCACATTTATATTCCTATTTTTACATTGTCTGATATTACGCAAAATTGTAGAACTCGAGTCAAAATGAACAATCAAATCTGAATCGTGACTGTATCCTCGCAGTTTTAATAAGCTTTTGCGACTCCAAGTTATCCCCGGAGAATAAACAGGGCCCTGAATAACGACTGTAATGTTTTGCGTATTCATGATACATATATATTATATTGATATTGGTCATTAAGTAATACTATTAGGCTTGAAATATTACGATTTAAATTATCGATACTTTGCTTATATTCATTAAGCTTTTTGATTGAAACTTTTGATCCGCCCGAACTATGCAGTTCTATGACCATATCGGCAAGTCTACTTTTTTCCAATGCTAAATAATCTAAATCAGATCCTATATAGCCTAATTGTCGAATTAACTTGTTTTTATTTTGTGATTTATAAATATCATTCACTTGATTTTCAAACTGCTTAATACTGTCTTCCGATATTCTTAAAACTTCGTCCCAGGTACCAGGAGCCTTCCTTTCGCCTAATAAAGTATAGACTTTACGTGAAATTGACGACTCAAGAATCTGAATTTGACTTAAATCCTCTTGCAATTGTTTTTTCAAAAATCGTACCTCATTATAATCATCTTCCATTTTATCAAGTAATTCTAACATAAGCGGCATGTCAGCTAGCTCTTTGTTGAATTTATCTTGGAATGATTTTTTTAATTTTTCAATTTCTTGATTCTCAGGGGCCTTATCCACGAAGTCTTTGTACTTTTTGAAATACAACAGGCCAAAAAAACATATAAATAACAAGGATATGAGGGCAAAAATAGGTAACTTTAAAAGAACTAAAACACCTGCAATAATAACGAATATTATTGAAAGGAATAAAAAATAGGGTTTTGGTTGCTCAGGAATATTATTTAATTCATTTTGGTAAAGAGTGTAGGCATTTTTCAACCATTCGTAATGTTCACTTCTTTCCTCACTAGATACTTGGGTTTGCTCTTTATGCATAGATTCAGATTTTTTCTGTCGGTAGGAACTCAGCTCGTTTTGAATTTCATTGATTTTTTCAAGGGGCATTCGATTTATTTTGTCTCTTAGCCGCTTTACATCCTGGTTGAGACTATAAGCTTGGAATTGCTTGGCTTTTTTTATTTCCTGAATTTGATCTTGCAATAGTTGTTTGTTTTCAATCATTAAATTCCGCTGACCGCCGGAAAAATCGCTATCTATTTGGCTAAATAAATCATCATAATTCTCAAGAACGCTAATTAACTCAAGTCTCTCTTTAATTTCACCCGTTTTCGGCCCAATTGGCGAATTATTTTCAAGCTTAGATTTTTGAAGGATTTTTGAAATTCTGTTTTGTATTTTGTCGAGGACATTCTTTCCCGAAAGCAAGCGTTTCATAATATTTTTGTCAACCCCGCCCTCGACATCGACAATTTCCACCTCTGCTCCCTTGACCACCAAAAGTTTCGAAAAATCAGCCGGCAGTCCGGTTTTCGCTTCCTCCCAGTAGTCCTCCAGTTTTTTTGGGGAATCCGGAGAAAACTCAACTAGTTGACCATTAGAAAGACCCTGGAGTATCACCTTGCCCGTGCCCTTTTGATCGCGCAAAGTCCACTGGTTTGACTGTCGGAAAAGTGAACGAATGATGAATTCCACCAGGAAAGTCTTGCCCTCTTCATTGTGACCGAAAATGAGATTGAATTGCCCTAACTCGGTTGAAAACTGCGTATGAGGACCAAGGTTCTGGACATGGATTTCTTTAATCGCGACGGACATTTAATCCTCGTAAATAACTTTAAGTGCCTGTATCAAGATCAGCTCTTTGCTGGGATGATTGCTGATAGTATTCCAGTCAAGCTTGTCTATCCATGCAGAAACCCGATTGGAAATTTCCGCACGATTGATATCCTCAGCCACGGAAACCTCAGTTAAATCGGGTTCCCAGCTCTTATAAAAGGTGAACTCACGAAAGGCCTTGCGGATGGTTTCCATTAGCTTTCTCTTATCCGAAGAGTAGCCATACACTTTTATTTTGATTTGCGTTTTTGAAATTTCTTCCTCTTCAAGCTCCCAGCTTTTAATTCGTTCTGCAATCTCTTTCTCAATGTAATCTGCTTCATCTTCAACAGGCAGGATCACAAAAGATTCATTGAAAAAAATGACCTGCGAATCAACTTTTCGGTGTTCGATTTTACCGGTGTCGGTATCGAAAATCAAGAAGCGGCGACGGCCGGTTTCACGGATGTCTAAACCACACGGGGACCCAATGTAGTGTACTTTGCCCTTATCCATCGCTTTGTGGATGTGGCCGAGAAACACTTGCGCCGGCTTAAAATTCTCCAAATCGCTTCGAGTCAAAGGCATGTAAACGCCCGGCTCAAACGGATTTGGTTCATATCCCTCTGCCCAATCCCCGTGTCCGACGAGCACCCAATTATTTTCCCCTAAATCTGAAGCAAAACCAGAGATGAATTCTCCCATGGTCTTGCCTTTTTTGAATGGTAGAAAAAGAAATGGCGGCGCATTTTCACCAAAGTCTTGCAGTTTAGGTTCCGAATAAATCTCAAGGTTAGCTGCCGTGACTTCTTGTTGATTTAAAACGCTGTCGTGATTACCCGGAATAACCAGGACTTTTATGTCTTGATACTTTGAACAAAGCTTATCAAATTCTGCATAATTTCGACTTGTCTCATCGAAAAGATCTCCAGCAATAATAAGTGTACTAATCCTTCCTTCCACCATTTGTTGAAAAATATTTTCTAAGGCGTGATACCGCTCGGGGTACATTTGGCCGGCGGTCAAATGCAGATCAGCTGTAAAGGCGATTTTCAATGCTGATTCCTTTCAAACTTCATAATCCACCACCTTCTTTTCAATACGGATTTTGTTTAGAAATTCTTTGATGAGTCTCTGGTGTTCAGGGTGGGCTTGATAGGCTTTTAAAGTTTCTTTGTTCGCAAACTCTGAATATAAAACGACATCAAAAGCGGCGTCTGAATCATCGAAGTTAATGCCGGCTTCGGCGAATTTTATTTCGGTGATTTTTTTCGGCAAGGACTCTAACCGGGCTTTCAGTTTTTGTGCGTTTTCGAGTTTACTGCAGCCCTCGGCCTGTTCTTTCAATTTCCACATGACGATGTGTTTTATCATTATTTTTTCCTCTTCAAAGGGCAATCATTATCCTGAATAATTCATGAATTTCCATTTCAGGCAAAAAACTTCAATATTGTCATGCCCGAGTAGTCCGGCATCTATTACCTGCACTAAGTTGTTGATTTGGTGTGGATTCCCGCTCCCCGCCTTCGCGAGGACAGGCTTCGCGGGAATGACGACTTTTATGGTTTGTGAATTATTCAGGTTAATTAATCCATCAATAAATTTATGAATAAAATTATCCTGAAATTTAAAATAAATGATAACTGACAAAACCAACTTTTTTAAAATAGCCCTTATTCAGCACCCGCCAGTCTTTCTAAATCTCAAAGCCAGCCTCAAAAAGGCCTGCGATCTAATTGAAGAAGCGGCAAAGGAAGGCGCAAAGGTTATGTCTTTCCGGAGACCTGGCTGCCCGGCTACCCGGTTTGGCTGGACTTTGCACCGAATGCCGGACTCTGGGAACATCCTCCTGCAAAAGCTCTTTACCGAATCCTGGCAGAAAATTCTGTTGAAATTCCGGGAAAAGAGCTGCAAGCGCTCTTAAACGCGGCAAAGAAGACGGGTGCTTATGTTGTCATGGGCTCCCATGAAAGGCTCGCTGGTACCCTTTACAACACCATGATTTTCCTCGATAAAAACGGCAGAGATATTCAAATCCACCGCAAATTGATGCCGACTTACACCGAACGCCTGATTTGGGGACGCGGTGACGGCAGCACCCTCCCTGCCATCGAAACCGATTTTGGAAAAATTGGCGGTTTGATCTGCTGGGAGCATTGGATGCCTTTGGCACGGGCAGCTATGCACGCCAAACACGAAATGCTGCACATCGCCCAGTGGCCGATGGTAAAAGAGTTGAATTTAGTCGCCAGCAGGCAGTACGCATTTGAAGGCCAGTGTTTTGTGGCCGCGGTTGGATCTGTTTTGAGTAAAGGTGAAATTCTCGAAGGATTTCATTCGCTTAAAAATGCCGATAAAAAAGCATTGGAATTATTGGAAGAGATCCCCGGCCAAAAGAATGATCTGATTCTAAAAGGCGGCAGCGCGGTGATTGCACCCAATGCTGAATATATAGTGGAGCCTGTTTACAATGAACCCTCTATTCTTTACGGGGAAATCAATCCTGAATGGGTCAAAGAGGGCAATCTGGTTCTTGATACGGATGGCCACTACTCCCGTCCGGATGTCTTCCAACTTCACGTTAACACCCAGCCCCAAATCAATGTAAAATTTGACCCCCGGAATCTCTAGGGCGAATCGCCCCTACTTTTCTGCTAATCAAACGCCTCAACTCTGCCGATAATAACTCATTGCAAAGAAAATGAGGCGAAGATGTCAAATACAAACGAATTTTACTATCTTTTAAAAAACGAGAAAATCGCTGAGTTTAACCTCAGTGTTGAGGGATTGAAAGATTACGATTTACGGGATGTGAATCTCCGGGGCCGTAATTTGCAGAAAGCCAACCTCAAATACGCCGATTTACGCGGCGCCTACTTGAGCCATTGTGGTTTAAAAGGTGTTAATCTATCCATGGCGAATTTGGAGGGTGCAAGTCTGCACATGGCGCGGGTAAGCGGTGCGTATTTTCCCAAAAATATCTCAGCGCTTGAAATTAAAAACAGTGTGAATATTGGCACCAGAATCCGCACAAGCGACAATGACAACATTCATGAAAGTTCGGAGTTGATTGTTTAGAACTATTGTCTCTTAAGGATGAATTCGAACTCCAACCTCAAAAAAGATTCCGCTGAAATCAAATGTGACATCTCTTAGCAAGAAGCCGCTATCGGAACCTGCAAATCCCGAAATCTCTGCAAAACGATATCCGACTTTTCCAACTAAGGACAGAAGTGATGAGAACCTCCATTGCGGTCCAGCGGCTACCGCAAAGCCGAAACCATTCTCACTTTCATCTTCTTTAATTCCCGGGGAATTGGTAATTTCAACGGCCGGGAATTCAAAACTTTGTTTCACAAAATGATATTCCGCGGCCAATTCGGTGATTAAACTAAATTTTCCAAAGGGGAAATTATAACTGACTCCGAAAGCTACGGGTAGACTTGATACTTTGTACTCATCTTCAACAACAGCAATAACCTCGGGACCGGTCTCACTGGTGATCTTCCGTTTATTTTTCACACTACTCTTGAGATAAGTCACCCTTGAAAAAATTGCAAGTCTGTTTGACAGATAAAAATGTATGCCGCCGCTAAAAGTGGCATTGTTTTTAAAGTCATCATTCTGTATTCCAAAGCTATTATTAGATTCATACGGTGTGAAACTGGAATAGCCGATTCCTAAATCAAAACCGATTCCTGAATTTTGCGGCTGAGCATTGGAGTTAGAAAATTGCAGCACGTAAGAAGTTAATAGAACGAAAACAATTTTCTTAAAATCCATGTTTGCCTTCCTTATATTTTGCTGTTTAAAGTAGATAAAATTTCTCTTCAACTCAAATGATTTATTTCTCACTTGAAAAATACAAATCAAATCAACATATTTGAACTAAAGATAATATTTAACACTTACTTCTCTCAAAAATATGACAAACGAAATCGATCAAAAGCCTGAAGGCTTTGAAAACGCACAAGACAAAGCGCAAGAGTTTTTTAAAGACAAAGAGAAAACCGGTCACCTTTTAGACGAAGCGCTCAGAAAAGCGGAACGAAATAAAAATGTTTTAGAAAACATCTGGGTGGATCTGCAAGCTCTTTTGCGTTTAACCAAAGCCTGGCTCAAAAGCGAATATACACAAACCCCCTGGCAAACGATAGTTTTTGCAATCGCTGGAATTATTTATTTCGTGAACCCATTCGATATTGTGCCGGACTTTATCCCTGGCGCCGGTTATTTAGATGATGCAACCGTCATCGGATTCGTGATCAAGTCGATTAGGCGGGAGATTAAGCAGTTCCTGGATTGGGAAAAAGCTCAGAGTTTAACCACAGAAGACACCTAACGCGCACACCGAACCCTGTCAGGGTTAGTTAGTATAGATAAAAACAAAAAAGCGCCGTCAGATTATATCTGGGCGCTTTTGGATGACTGTTATCAGTTATTAACTAAAGTGCACCAAAAGAAAACCCTCTCGTAATCCAACTTCGAGTACCTTGGTCTTATCTGAAAACACAACTTTCATTGCGAACTAATTGCCATCCGAGAACATTGAGTGAAAACACTCATAAATATTTCTAAGATTTTTTTCGGCCCAAACCCTCTGGCAGTTAATTCTTGTCAGATAAAACCAGGTACAGCCATGGAAGTAAAAACAATGTTTACGATGGAGTCTTCAAATATATTGTACCTCCGAACGATTGCATTTTAGAACTTGATCGGAAAATAAGACAGGCGGCAAAGTTTTATCGTTGACAATTATCCATTGTCAAGGGTGCGTTTTTGTCTGGAAGCTTTTCATATATCCAAAAGTCAAGTTGATGGAGTTGGTTCATAAACCATAAAAACCAAAGG
The genomic region above belongs to candidate division KSB1 bacterium and contains:
- a CDS encoding pentapeptide repeat-containing protein, which encodes MSNTNEFYYLLKNEKIAEFNLSVEGLKDYDLRDVNLRGRNLQKANLKYADLRGAYLSHCGLKGVNLSMANLEGASLHMARVSGAYFPKNISALEIKNSVNIGTRIRTSDNDNIHESSELIV
- a CDS encoding outer membrane beta-barrel protein; translated protein: MDFKKIVFVLLTSYVLQFSNSNAQPQNSGIGFDLGIGYSSFTPYESNNSFGIQNDDFKNNATFSGGIHFYLSNRLAIFSRVTYLKSSVKNKRKITSETGPEVIAVVEDEYKVSSLPVAFGVSYNFPFGKFSLITELAAEYHFVKQSFEFPAVEITNSPGIKEDESENGFGFAVAAGPQWRFSSLLSLVGKVGYRFAEISGFAGSDSGFLLRDVTFDFSGIFFEVGVRIHP
- a CDS encoding Dabb family protein is translated as MIKHIVMWKLKEQAEGCSKLENAQKLKARLESLPKKITEIKFAEAGINFDDSDAAFDVVLYSEFANKETLKAYQAHPEHQRLIKEFLNKIRIEKKVVDYEV
- a CDS encoding carbon-nitrogen hydrolase family protein, with amino-acid sequence MPGYPVWLDFAPNAGLWEHPPAKALYRILAENSVEIPGKELQALLNAAKKTGAYVVMGSHERLAGTLYNTMIFLDKNGRDIQIHRKLMPTYTERLIWGRGDGSTLPAIETDFGKIGGLICWEHWMPLARAAMHAKHEMLHIAQWPMVKELNLVASRQYAFEGQCFVAAVGSVLSKGEILEGFHSLKNADKKALELLEEIPGQKNDLILKGGSAVIAPNAEYIVEPVYNEPSILYGEINPEWVKEGNLVLDTDGHYSRPDVFQLHVNTQPQINVKFDPRNL
- a CDS encoding DUF1232 domain-containing protein produces the protein MTNEIDQKPEGFENAQDKAQEFFKDKEKTGHLLDEALRKAERNKNVLENIWVDLQALLRLTKAWLKSEYTQTPWQTIVFAIAGIIYFVNPFDIVPDFIPGAGYLDDATVIGFVIKSIRREIKQFLDWEKAQSLTTEDT
- a CDS encoding metallophosphoesterase; protein product: MKIAFTADLHLTAGQMYPERYHALENIFQQMVEGRISTLIIAGDLFDETSRNYAEFDKLCSKYQDIKVLVIPGNHDSVLNQQEVTAANLEIYSEPKLQDFGENAPPFLFLPFKKGKTMGEFISGFASDLGENNWVLVGHGDWAEGYEPNPFEPGVYMPLTRSDLENFKPAQVFLGHIHKAMDKGKVHYIGSPCGLDIRETGRRRFLIFDTDTGKIEHRKVDSQVIFFNESFVILPVEDEADYIEKEIAERIKSWELEEEEISKTQIKIKVYGYSSDKRKLMETIRKAFREFTFYKSWEPDLTEVSVAEDINRAEISNRVSAWIDKLDWNTISNHPSKELILIQALKVIYED